One segment of Antennarius striatus isolate MH-2024 chromosome 5, ASM4005453v1, whole genome shotgun sequence DNA contains the following:
- the LOC137595630 gene encoding odorant receptor 131-2-like, whose amino-acid sequence MISKYDIFYLNPRYILFIHLVVNDMIQVMLSLILFVMSANLHKISFSICCIIILITLFATENTPLNVACMAIECYIAVCLPLRHSRICTIMKTLMLIGLIWVTSMSVVLPDLFVTLVTEPLDFFHSQFVCNRVNAFPNTILDQKRYIIHSVFLVIIWFTIFYTYFRILFTARAASKDSKKARNTIILHGFQVLLCMTTYVGPQLLVVVQRWFLLNYFDSMFAYYIIVHVLPRSITPIIYGVRDETFRKYLRRNIMCECSFTKITR is encoded by the exons ATGATCTCGAAGTACGAC ATCTTCTACTTGAATCCACGATATATACTCTTCATCCACCTCGTTGTTAACGACATGATCCAAGTGATGCTGAGCCTTATCCTCTTCGTGATGAGCGCCAACCTCCACAAAAtcagtttctccatctgctgcatcATCATCTTGATCACTCTCTTTGCCACGGAGAACACTCCTCTAAATGTGGCGTGCATGGCGATAGAGTGCTACATCGCCGTATGCTTACCTCTACGCCACAGCAGGATCTGCACCATCATGAAAACCTTGATGCTGATTGGTCTGATATGGGTGACGAGCATGTCTGTGGTTCTTCCTGATCTGTTTGTCACCTTGGTAACGGAGCCTCTGGACTTCTTCCATTCACAGTTTGTTTGTAACAGAGTAAATGCCTTCCCAAACACCATCCTTGACCAAAAGAGGTACATCATTCACTCTGTGTTTCTAGTTATTATTTGGTTCACTATCTTTTACACGTACTTCAGAATTCTGTTCACTGCAAGAGCCGCTAGCAAAGACAGTAAgaaggccagaaacaccatcatcctccatggtttccaggtGTTGTTGTGTATGACCACATATGTTGGGCCACAGTTACTGGTTGTTGTCCAGCGATGGTTCCTGCTCAATTACTTTGACTCAATGTTTGCTTACTATATTATTGTGCACGTCCTGCCTCGATCCATCACTCCAATCATCTACGGCGTACGAGATGAGACCTTCAGGAAGTACCTGAGGAGGAACATAATGTGTGAATGTAGCTTTACGAAAATTACCCGCTAA
- the LOC137595628 gene encoding odorant receptor 131-2-like has protein sequence MNSTDIPKFPGRSPEPFSKALAKNLLVFLLGVSITCINSSFIHVFSKHQIFYLNPRYILFIHLVLNDMIHVMLTVILFIISYTLYKISFSICCVMVLITLFATENTPLNVACMAIECYVAICLPLRHSRICTIKKTLMLIGLIWVTSMSVVLPDLFVTLATQPLDFFHSRFACNRQTAFPNLVLTKKRDIIHSMFLVIIWFTIFYTYFRILFTARAASKDSKKARNTIILHGFQVLLCMATYVRPQLVDTLRRWFLLNYVEILFAFYVIVHILPRCISPMVYGIRDETFRKYLKKNLLCNYSSTKSIR, from the exons ATGAACTCAACTGACATTCCCAAATTTCCTGGTCGGTCTCCAGAACCTTTCTCCAAAGCTTTGGCCAAGAATCTTCTGGTTTTTCTTCTTGGAGTCTCAATCACCTGCATCAATTCTAGTTTCATTCATGTCTTCAGCAAACACCAG ATCTTCTACCTGAATCCACGATATATACTCTTCATCCACCTGGTTCTTAACGACATGATCCATGTGATGCTGACcgtcatcctcttcatcatcagctaCACCCTCTACAAAAtcagtttctccatctgctgcgTCATGGTCCTGATCACGCTTTTTGCCACAGAGAACACTCCTCTGAATGTGGCGTGCATGGCGATAGAGTGCTACGTCGCCATATGCTTACCTCTACGCCACAGCAGGATCTGCACCATCAAGAAAACATTGATGCTGATTGGTCTGATATGGGTGACGAGCATGTCTGTGGTTCTTCCTGATCTGTTTGTTACCTTGGCAACGCAGCCTCTGGACTTCTTCCATTCTCGGTTTGCTTGTAACAGACAAACTGCCTTCCCAAACCTTGTCCTCACCAAAAAGAGGGACATCATTCACTCTATGTTTCTAGTCATTATTTGGTTCACTATCTTCTACACGTACTTCAGAATTCTGTTCACTGCAAGAGCCGCTAGCAAAGACAGTAAgaaggccagaaacaccatcatcctccatggtttccaggtCTTGTTGTGTATGGCCACATATGTAAGGCCACAGTTAGTAGATACTCTCCGGCGATGGTTCCTGCTTAATTATGTCGAGATACTGTTTGCTTTCTATGTTATCGTGCACATCCTGCCACGATGCATTAGTCCAATGGTATATGGTATACGAGATGAGACCTTCAGgaagtacctgaagaagaacTTGTTGTGTAACTACAGCTCGACAAAAAGCATCCGCTGA
- the LOC137595632 gene encoding odorant receptor 131-2-like, with product MISKYDIFYLNPRYILFIHLVVNDMIQVMLSLILFVMSANLHKISFSICCIIILITLFATENTPLNVACMAIECYIAVCLPLRHSRICTIMKTLMLIGLIWVTSMTVVLPDLFVTLVTEPLDFFHSQFVCNRVNAFPNTILDQKRYIIHSVFLVIIWFPIFYTYFRILFTARAASKDSKKARNTIILHGFQVLLCMTTYVGPQLLVVVQRWFLLNYFDSMFAYYIIVHVLPRSITPIIYGVRDETFRKYLRRNIMCECSFTKITR from the coding sequence ATCTTCTACTTGAATCCACGATATATACTCTTCATCCACCTCGTTGTTAACGACATGATCCAAGTGATGCTGAGCCTTATCCTCTTCGTGATGAGCGCCAACCTCCACAAAAtcagtttctccatctgctgcatcATCATCTTGATCACTCTCTTTGCCACGGAGAACACTCCTCTAAATGTGGCGTGCATGGCGATAGAGTGCTACATCGCCGTATGCTTACCTCTACGCCACAGCAGGATCTGCACCATCATGAAAACCTTGATGCTGATTGGTCTGATATGGGTGACGAGCATGACTGTGGTTCTTCCTGATCTGTTTGTCACCTTGGTAACGGAGCCTCTGGACTTCTTCCATTCACAGTTTGTTTGTAACAGAGTAAATGCCTTCCCAAACACCATCCTTGACCAAAAGAGGTACATCATTCACTCTGTGTTTCTAGTTATTATTTGGTTCCCTATCTTTTACACGTACTTCAGAATTCTGTTCACTGCAAGAGCCGCTAGCAAAGACAGTAAgaaggccagaaacaccatcatcctccatggtttccaggtGTTGTTGTGTATGACCACATATGTTGGGCCACAGTTACTGGTTGTTGTCCAGCGATGGTTCCTGCTCAATTACTTTGACTCAATGTTTGCTTACTATATTATTGTGCACGTCCTGCCTCGATCCATCACTCCAATCATCTACGGCGTACGAGATGAGACCTTCAGGAAGTACCTGAGGAGGAACATAATGTGTGAATGTAGCTTTACGAAAATTACCCGCTAA
- the LOC137595631 gene encoding odorant receptor 131-2-like translates to MNSTEIPKFPGWSPEPFSKALAKNLLVFLLGVSITCINTSFIHVFSKHQIFYLNPRYILFIHLVLNDMIHVMLTVILFVISYNFYKISFSICCIIILITLFTTENTPLNVACMAIECYVAVCLPLRHSRICTIKKTLILIGLIWVTSMTVVLPDLFVTLATQPLDFFHSRFACNRQTVFPNLVLTKKRDIIHSMFLVIIWFTIFYTYFRILFTARAASKDSKKARNTIILHGFQVLLCMATYVRPQLVDTLRRWFLLNSGEILFAFYVIVHILPRCISPMVYGIRDETFRKYLKKNLWCNYSSTKSIR, encoded by the exons ATGAACTCAACTGAGATTCCCAAATTTCCTGGTTGGTCTCCAGAACCTTTCTCCAAAGCTTTGGCCAAGAATCTGCTGGTTTTTCTTCTTGGAGTCTCAATCACCTGCATTAATACTAGCTTTATTCATGTCTTCAGCAAACACCAG ATCTTCTACCTGAATCCACGATATATACTCTTCATCCACCTGGTTCTTAACGACATGATCCATGTGATGCTGACCGTCATCCTCTTTGTCATCAGCTATAACTTCTACAAAAtcagtttctccatctgctgtatcatcatcctgATCACTCTCTTTACCACAGAGAACACTCCTCTGAATGTGGCGTGCATGGCGATAGAGTGCTACGTCGCCGTCTGCTTACCTCTACGCCACAGCAGGATCTGCACCATCAAGAAAACATTGATACTGATTGGTCTGATATGGGTGACGAGCATGACTGTGGTTCTTCCTGATCTCTTTGTCACCTTGGCAACGCAGCCTCTGGACTTCTTCCATTCTCGGTTTGCTTGCAACAGACAAACTGTCTTCCCAAACCTTGTCCTCACCAAAAAGAGGGACATCATTCACTCTATGTTTCTAGTCATTATTTGGTTCACTATCTTCTACACATACTTCAGAATTCTGTTCACTGCAAGAGCCGCTAGCAAAGACAGTAAgaaggccagaaacaccatcatcctccatggtttccaggtCTTGTTGTGTATGGCCACATATGTAAGGCCACAGTTAGTAGATACTCTCCGGCGATGGTTCCTGCTTAATTCTGGCGAGATACTGTTTGCTTTCTATGTTATCGTGCACATCCTGCCACGATGCATTAGTCCAATGGTATATGGTATACGAGATGAGACCTTCAGgaagtacctgaagaagaacTTGTGGTGTAACTACAGCTCGACAAAAAGCATCCGCTGA